In Salvia miltiorrhiza cultivar Shanhuang (shh) chromosome 4, IMPLAD_Smil_shh, whole genome shotgun sequence, the DNA window caattatataagttaattgagcaacaatataacgattcaaatattattagtccaatatataagtcataactgaaaataaaattatcaaaataaccttgtgtagacctttcgtgcacgagatatgtgaatttcgcctatgaaatttgcgaatccggtttatttttataaattgttttaaaagatacgccacgtggcgaatcgggtgcgaatctgACGaaaatccgagagaatcgcaccctaaaagaatctgattcgccgtacatgctaatgtttgaagaatccgtgcatcatagtaaataaataaatttgtatGACTTTTCTTCAGCATATCAGCATATGCATATCCCACAAGAAGACGACTTTGTACATATTGCATTTCATCAAACTCACAGAAGCTACCCTTAAAAGAAAAATCTAACCACACGCATCACATCAATCCGAAAACAAAATGTTGAAAATTGAGAATCCTAAAACATTTAATTTCCAAAACTGAAGATTGAGAATGTCGACTCGTATATATGTGAATCTAGTTGGACATGGAAATAGCCCTTCGAAGATTGAGCACAGCCTTCTCATACCTCACAAATCCCATGAACCAAAACTCATAATCATCTTGAGTCACAATCTCTATATACTTGTGCGTTGGATTGTTAACATTCTCACTCTCATTTGCTGCCTTGATCTTCTTCATCGGAATCGAAACCTACAAAGTCAGTTGGAGTTAGTTATGTTATGTAGCAAGTAGCTGAGACTGAGAGTGTGTAAGAACTACTCCTACCTTGTAAGGAATCCTGATAAGGCCGCCGGAAGAGGAGTGGACGGTGATGGATCTTTCACTGCAGAAAGAGAGTTTGTGTGTGGAGATGAAGAGAATCCCAGCAATTGGGCCTGCAGTTGTTGACAGATAACACTGAGATGCTTTCAGCAACTTCTCTCCATCACTCACTCCAAATATGTCTCTGAATATATTCTCTCTTCCCcctttctttattattttcgcTCCAACGCTCAGCTTCCCCTTCACTGTTTCTGATAATTTTGGCCCCATCTTCACTGCACATCATCATTCAAGATTAATGCTAATATATAAACTttctcatttaaatttaatccAATCGTATATATACCGTGTTCGCGAACTCTGTAAGCAAAACTGGTTCCCTTCCTCTCCAGTTTCTTCATCTTCTGATTCCTCCCAGCTGCAGCTACCTCCTCATTTTCTGCAAATTTCAACAACACAAATCCTCACACGCAGTGACAAAACAAAGAGTGAGAAATGATGGCGAGATTGGGATACCGGTGAAGGGAAGGGAGTGATCTGAGGAGGAGGGACTCCGAGATGGGCTAGAAGGTTCGGACAAGGAAGTCGATCTTGTCGGAAAACCATCTTCAAACTCATGATCCTTGGTTTTCTCCatcaaagattcaatcttttttcttGCTGACTGTGCTGataagagaagagaagagagaagaggaaAGTTTTAGGAAGAATCGTGGGGAAGTTGTGATAATTGAGGAATGGAAATTAGGGTTTACGCTGTCAATGTCGGAAGCCCCACAGTTTGCATTATTCGTGAGATTGAAGC includes these proteins:
- the LOC131019563 gene encoding putative GEM-like protein 8 — its product is MEKTKDHEFEDGFPTRSTSLSEPSSPSRSPSSSDHSLPFTENEEVAAAGRNQKMKKLERKGTSFAYRVREHVKMGPKLSETVKGKLSVGAKIIKKGGRENIFRDIFGVSDGEKLLKASQCYLSTTAGPIAGILFISTHKLSFCSERSITVHSSSGGLIRIPYKVSIPMKKIKAANESENVNNPTHKYIEIVTQDDYEFWFMGFVRYEKAVLNLRRAISMSN